From Oreochromis niloticus isolate F11D_XX linkage group LG14, O_niloticus_UMD_NMBU, whole genome shotgun sequence, one genomic window encodes:
- the LOC109195228 gene encoding arf-GAP with Rho-GAP domain, ANK repeat and PH domain-containing protein 3 — protein MANVSTCVCLSAYKSEIMKVGLLRCREEPPKLLQGTRFQERTFQIRDHKLLLLKDKKSIKPEKEWALKSLKIYIGIRKKLKAPTRWGFTVMSDKHQLYLCCSSEAELWDWITSLLRAQNDDPGPPALRRHSSSDISKQKFGTMPLVSIRGDESNSSMLSANQTLRKLHDRRTLSMYFPMKVQQDSFEERSESPDLPEPLYEEVGDFGLQVLKSLETSFLSSSIAETQEVPDHFR, from the exons ATGGCTAACGTGTCCACCTGTGTGTGCCTGTCAGCCTATAAGAGCGAGATCATGAAGGTGGGTCTGCTGAGGTGTCGCGAGGAGCCTCCGAAGCTCCTTCAGGGGACCAGGTTCCAGGAGAGAACGTTCCAGATTCGAGACCACaaactgctgctgctcaaagaCAAGAAG AGCATCAAACCTGAGAAGGAGTGGGCTCTGAAATCCTTAAAGATCTACATCGGCATCCGCAAGAAGCTGAAGGCTCCaaccag GTGGGGCTTCACAGTGATGTCAGACAAACACCAGCT GTACCTGTGCTGCAGCAGCGAGGCCGAGCTGTGGGATTGGATCACGAGCCTTCTCAGAGCTCAG AACGATGACCCAGGTCCTCCGGCGCTGCGCCGCCACTCCTCCTCTGACATCTCCAAGCAGAAGTTCGGAACGATGCCGCTCGTCTCCATCAGAGGAGACGAGAGCAACAGCAGCATGCTGTCAGCCAATCAGACGCTG AGGAAACTACACGACCGGAGAACTCTCTCCATGTACTTT CCCATGAAGGTCCAGCAGGACTCGTTCGAGGAGCGCTCAGAGTCTCCTGACCTGCCTGAGCCGCTCTACGAGGAGGTCGGCGACTTCGGCCTGCAGGTCCTGAAGTCTCTGGAGACCAGCTTCCTGTCCAGCAGCATTGCAGAGACCCAGGAAGTGCCAGACCACTTCAGGTGA